One Micavibrio aeruginosavorus ARL-13 genomic window carries:
- a CDS encoding nucleoside deaminase: protein MVMKTDDHYMQAALAEAHAAGTRDEVPIGAVLVDVETGDIVARGGNATIERADPTAHAEIMVIRDGCKNAGAQRIPACDLYVTLEPCAMCAAAISFARIRRVVYGAPDPKGGGIDHGGQFFTQPTCHHRPAVAGGIMADECGQILKDFFAAKRKK from the coding sequence ATGGTGATGAAAACCGACGATCATTACATGCAGGCCGCGCTGGCCGAAGCACACGCCGCTGGCACCCGGGACGAGGTTCCGATTGGCGCAGTGCTGGTCGATGTGGAAACGGGTGACATTGTCGCCCGGGGCGGCAACGCCACGATTGAACGGGCCGACCCCACAGCCCATGCCGAAATTATGGTCATTCGGGATGGGTGCAAAAATGCGGGGGCCCAGCGCATTCCCGCCTGTGATTTGTATGTGACGCTGGAACCCTGCGCCATGTGTGCGGCGGCGATCAGCTTTGCCCGCATCCGCCGCGTGGTTTATGGCGCGCCAGACCCCAAGGGCGGCGGGATTGATCACGGCGGCCAGTTTTTCACCCAACCCACCTGCCATCACCGCCCAGCGGTCGCAGGCGGCATCATGGCGGATGAATGCGGCCAGATTCTCAAGGATTTCTTTGCCGCAAAACGGAAGAAATAA
- a CDS encoding pseudouridine synthase: protein MNDTENSESGGERIAKVMARAGLCSRREAESWIAAGRVRVNGKTLESPACLVGPDDQVFVDNKPLPTAQVTRLFLYHKPAGLVTSARDELGRPTVFDMLPAAMPRVVSVGRLDLTTEGLLLLTNDGGLSRHLELPATGWKRRYRVRVYGTVNEKKLAGLKDGITVDGVRYGAIEATLEEAQTKANSWLSVTLTEGKNREIRRVMEALDLQVTRLIRVSYGPFRLGKLNEGAVEEVPLAALRELIPTYFNPGAAQTDTDIDGVDTAPRTARTHTGAAPAKNATSRKGWAKAKPDTKVKPRKNRKPSGSGGKPTGNRTGKR from the coding sequence ATGAACGACACAGAAAACAGTGAATCCGGCGGCGAACGCATCGCCAAGGTCATGGCCCGGGCGGGGCTGTGCTCCCGGCGCGAGGCGGAAAGCTGGATCGCGGCGGGCCGCGTCCGGGTGAATGGCAAGACGCTGGAGTCCCCGGCCTGTCTCGTCGGGCCGGATGACCAGGTCTTTGTCGATAACAAGCCCCTGCCGACGGCGCAGGTCACCCGCCTGTTCCTGTATCATAAGCCCGCCGGGCTTGTGACCTCGGCCCGGGATGAACTGGGCCGCCCCACCGTGTTTGACATGTTGCCCGCCGCCATGCCGCGGGTGGTCAGTGTCGGGCGGCTGGATTTAACGACCGAAGGGCTGTTGCTGCTGACCAATGACGGGGGCTTGTCCCGCCATCTGGAATTGCCGGCCACCGGGTGGAAACGCCGGTATCGTGTACGTGTGTACGGGACCGTGAATGAAAAGAAACTGGCCGGGTTAAAGGACGGCATTACGGTCGATGGCGTGCGGTATGGCGCGATCGAGGCCACGCTGGAAGAAGCACAGACCAAAGCCAATAGCTGGTTGTCCGTCACCCTGACCGAGGGCAAAAATCGCGAAATTCGCCGGGTGATGGAGGCACTGGATTTGCAGGTGACGCGCCTGATCCGGGTGTCCTATGGCCCGTTCCGTCTGGGCAAGCTGAACGAAGGCGCGGTGGAGGAAGTCCCTTTGGCCGCCCTGCGCGAGCTGATCCCGACATACTTTAATCCCGGGGCTGCGCAGACGGATACGGACATTGATGGTGTTGATACTGCCCCGCGTACAGCCCGCACGCATACGGGCGCGGCCCCGGCCAAGAACGCCACCAGCCGCAAAGGCTGGGCCAAGGCCAAGCCGGACACCAAGGTCAAGCCGCGGAAAAACCGTAAACCGTCTGGGTCCGGGGGAAAGCCCACGGGTAATCGTACGGGTAAACGCTGA
- a CDS encoding HAD family hydrolase has product MSKPRNAKASRPEKHLVVWDLDNTLTDTIKTWAQSTSRAMARTSALYGLNPAHVQQAFRKTPSQFRFYDYTGALQWMGAQNMLPKAANPVEETQLKATQWAIRDRWMKEQKELTTFYPEAVETLRGVRNSGAQQVIYSDTEATSLILRLWFLAQNAQKSGQIADFMEIPALFDHFYCQPSIESDNRLLSQIDPAFVQAIKRNMTLWGPHPVTGKRLAKPSPKHLQQILKDFSCPTNRAVMVGDSDKDGATARPLKVAFAWHKRGCIVDRYTAESASKMSDPGYVYGTRAIEKAMKRQDVRPSITLARSLTTLFSAFNFKAGHGFSHNIEQSETGSDHTPAHPKYVHLTPIAPVHRLAPYFQSQGLLSPLGPSTHPQPAGPTP; this is encoded by the coding sequence ATGTCGAAACCGCGTAACGCAAAAGCCAGCCGCCCGGAAAAACATCTGGTCGTCTGGGATCTGGACAACACGCTGACCGATACGATCAAGACGTGGGCGCAATCCACCAGCCGGGCCATGGCCCGCACATCCGCGCTGTACGGTTTGAACCCGGCCCATGTCCAGCAGGCCTTCCGCAAGACCCCCAGCCAGTTCCGTTTTTACGATTACACCGGGGCCCTGCAATGGATGGGCGCACAAAACATGCTGCCCAAGGCCGCCAATCCGGTTGAAGAAACGCAGCTGAAAGCGACACAATGGGCCATCCGCGACCGTTGGATGAAAGAACAAAAGGAATTAACCACCTTCTATCCGGAAGCGGTCGAAACATTGCGCGGTGTCCGCAACAGCGGTGCACAACAGGTGATTTATTCCGACACCGAAGCCACATCGCTGATCCTGCGCCTGTGGTTTTTGGCCCAAAATGCACAAAAAAGCGGCCAAATTGCCGATTTCATGGAAATTCCGGCGCTGTTTGACCATTTTTACTGCCAACCCAGCATCGAATCCGACAATCGCCTGCTCAGCCAGATTGATCCGGCCTTCGTTCAGGCGATTAAGCGGAATATGACGCTGTGGGGACCGCATCCGGTGACGGGCAAACGTCTGGCGAAGCCCAGCCCGAAACATTTACAGCAAATTCTGAAGGATTTTTCGTGCCCAACGAACCGGGCCGTGATGGTCGGGGATTCCGACAAGGATGGGGCCACCGCCCGTCCGCTCAAGGTGGCCTTTGCCTGGCACAAACGCGGGTGCATTGTGGACCGCTACACCGCCGAATCCGCCAGCAAAATGTCAGATCCGGGGTATGTGTACGGAACGCGTGCGATTGAAAAAGCCATGAAACGGCAGGATGTCCGCCCCAGCATTACGCTCGCCCGTTCGCTGACCACGCTGTTCAGCGCGTTCAACTTCAAGGCCGGCCATGGTTTCAGCCACAATATTGAACAAAGCGAAACAGGGTCAGACCATACGCCCGCTCATCCAAAATACGTACACCTGACACCGATTGCACCAGTTCATCGGCTGGCGCCGTATTTTCAGTCTCAAGGACTGCTATCGCCCCTGGGGCCATCCACCCACCCGCAACCAGCGGGCCCAACGCCCTAG
- a CDS encoding undecaprenyl-diphosphate phosphatase, with protein sequence MPLYHIIILAIVQGISEFLPISSSGHLILTHALLHEGPGQPDYWGETLTLDIAVHVGSLLAILLYFRKDIWQVVLGGFDLLSVHKNGLTQRSKLCLFLMAGTVPVVIIGLILHIYEPAWARSLPLAAWGLVIFGILLGVADLKCPATRTGADLTLKDVMIIGLAQCLALLPGTSRSGITMTAGRFLGLSRVEAARFSFLLGSIAIAGAGFLAALGMVENPPSNGLWLDIAAGVVVSCLAALGAMHVLMKWLTRSSFMVFVWYRVGLGLFLLVLLYTGMLG encoded by the coding sequence ATGCCACTCTATCATATTATCATCCTGGCCATCGTCCAAGGGATCAGCGAATTTTTGCCGATTTCGTCATCCGGGCATTTGATCCTGACCCATGCTTTGCTGCATGAGGGACCGGGGCAACCCGATTACTGGGGTGAAACGCTGACACTGGATATTGCGGTCCATGTCGGCAGTTTGCTGGCCATTCTGCTCTATTTCCGCAAGGATATCTGGCAGGTGGTGCTGGGCGGATTCGACTTGCTGTCCGTGCATAAAAACGGGCTGACGCAACGGTCCAAACTCTGTCTGTTCCTGATGGCTGGAACCGTTCCGGTCGTGATTATCGGCCTGATCCTGCATATTTATGAACCGGCCTGGGCGCGGTCCTTGCCGCTGGCGGCGTGGGGGCTGGTGATTTTCGGGATCCTTCTGGGCGTGGCCGACCTGAAATGCCCCGCCACCCGCACGGGGGCGGACCTGACTCTCAAGGATGTGATGATTATCGGGCTGGCCCAATGTCTGGCCCTGTTGCCCGGGACCAGCCGGTCGGGCATCACCATGACCGCCGGGCGGTTTTTGGGCCTGAGCCGGGTTGAAGCCGCGCGCTTCTCCTTCCTGTTGGGCAGCATTGCCATTGCCGGGGCCGGGTTTCTGGCCGCGTTGGGCATGGTTGAAAACCCGCCCAGCAACGGGTTGTGGCTGGATATTGCGGCGGGGGTCGTCGTGTCTTGCCTGGCCGCGTTGGGGGCCATGCATGTCCTGATGAAATGGCTAACCCGTTCCAGCTTCATGGTTTTTGTCTGGTACCGCGTCGGTCTGGGCCTGTTCCTGCTGGTTTTGCTTTACACTGGCATGCTGGGCTGA
- a CDS encoding YceI family protein encodes MSRFLSILAAAALLITPVAARAADAVETYTLETPHTQIVFAVNHLGFSNSIGKFLGYSGTIHFDRTDPSKSNVDVVIKSDSLEINDDAWNKHLKNADFLDVEKFPEITFKSTGIAVTGEKTADITGDLTIKGVTKPVVLKTTFNNAGPHPMNPAESRAGFSATTSFKRSDFGITYGIPAVGDDVEVRIEVESILQAKPATNE; translated from the coding sequence ATGTCTCGTTTTTTATCCATTCTGGCTGCGGCCGCTTTGCTGATTACGCCTGTTGCGGCCCGCGCGGCAGATGCTGTTGAAACCTACACGCTGGAAACGCCGCACACGCAAATCGTGTTCGCGGTGAACCACCTTGGTTTCTCCAACTCCATCGGGAAATTTCTGGGGTATAGCGGGACGATCCATTTCGATCGCACCGATCCGTCCAAATCCAATGTCGATGTCGTGATCAAATCGGACTCGCTGGAGATCAATGACGATGCCTGGAACAAGCATTTGAAGAATGCCGATTTCCTGGATGTCGAAAAATTCCCGGAGATTACGTTCAAAAGCACAGGGATTGCCGTGACGGGTGAAAAGACCGCTGACATCACTGGCGATCTGACCATCAAGGGCGTAACCAAGCCAGTCGTGCTGAAAACCACCTTTAACAATGCGGGTCCGCACCCGATGAACCCGGCTGAAAGTCGCGCGGGCTTCTCGGCCACGACCAGCTTTAAACGCTCGGATTTCGGCATTACCTATGGCATTCCGGCCGTGGGTGACGATGTTGAGGTGCGGATTGAGGTTGAATCGATCCTGCAGGCCAAACCGGCGACCAACGAATAA
- a CDS encoding cytochrome b/b6 domain-containing protein — MQWRNTSEHYGVVAKSFHWVIALLVIGLLGVGLYMESLDPSPLMFKLSFWHKSFGITVLALVAARLVWRFMNTHPHSLPTHAGWEKTLAKITHGLLYLALFAMPLSGWIMSSAKGFSVNVFGWFTLPDLVGENEQIGSIARSIHGYAGYALIVLIGLHFAGAMKHHVIDKDSTLRRMLPMVVVALGVMIAPASAADAPAWTIQKDQSTIAIEGTQMGAPFKGGFKTFDGVIHFDAGNLAGSKADITIDIASFDSASKDRDGSVQGAEWFDSKTYPQAKFVTDKFEAGTDPNSFIAHGQLTIRDKTVPVQLPFTLVVDDSGVATADGTLTINRIDYGVGAGQWSNPKDVGTDVKITIHIVAKK, encoded by the coding sequence ATGCAGTGGCGTAACACATCTGAACATTATGGCGTTGTCGCCAAAAGCTTTCACTGGGTTATCGCCCTGCTGGTGATTGGTCTTCTCGGTGTTGGGTTGTATATGGAGTCGCTGGACCCCAGCCCGTTGATGTTTAAATTATCCTTCTGGCATAAATCGTTCGGGATTACCGTTCTAGCGCTGGTCGCGGCCCGTTTGGTCTGGCGGTTTATGAATACGCATCCGCACAGCCTGCCCACCCATGCCGGGTGGGAAAAAACTTTGGCCAAAATCACCCATGGTCTTCTGTATCTGGCGTTGTTTGCCATGCCGCTTTCGGGGTGGATCATGTCGTCGGCCAAGGGGTTTTCGGTCAATGTGTTCGGCTGGTTTACCCTGCCGGATCTGGTCGGGGAAAACGAACAGATCGGGTCGATCGCCCGCAGCATTCACGGCTATGCCGGATATGCGCTGATCGTCTTGATCGGGCTGCATTTCGCCGGTGCCATGAAACATCACGTCATTGACAAGGATTCAACGTTGCGCCGGATGCTGCCCATGGTGGTCGTGGCGCTGGGGGTGATGATCGCCCCTGCCTCTGCCGCGGACGCCCCGGCGTGGACGATTCAAAAAGATCAAAGCACCATTGCAATCGAAGGCACGCAAATGGGTGCGCCATTCAAGGGCGGGTTCAAGACATTCGATGGCGTCATTCACTTCGATGCCGGCAATCTGGCGGGATCCAAGGCCGATATCACCATTGATATCGCCAGTTTTGACAGCGCCAGCAAGGACCGTGACGGGTCGGTGCAGGGGGCGGAATGGTTTGATTCAAAAACCTACCCCCAGGCAAAGTTTGTCACGGATAAATTTGAGGCCGGGACCGATCCGAACAGCTTTATCGCCCATGGCCAGTTGACCATCCGTGATAAAACCGTGCCGGTGCAATTGCCCTTTACTCTGGTTGTCGATGACTCGGGTGTGGCCACGGCAGACGGCACGCTGACCATCAACCGTATTGATTATGGTGTCGGGGCCGGGCAATGGTCGAACCCCAAGGATGTGGGAACGGATGTAAAAATCACGATCCACATCGTGGCGAAAAAATAG
- a CDS encoding S8/S53 family peptidase, whose protein sequence is MNRRHIRTIVASAGLSTLALSLSFNSVAHPALEEADAAAQTQTLATQSDAAQKQFKLNHDLAREVGILGQFLLTQKNANPAYNPKNDPHVRGNIDLIKTLIKDGGNINHNSYGALMVGEEAYSTAFSAMFQVSRLLESTELFDFMMERGADIKSQDVGGRGPMDHAVKAVIDAQDQSRADLRLSLKMMKRLIDGGLSLKDAEETIKIQAGTRMTDIIHNLASAEEFWRAGLIDYATYYRLHYSTPSATHAARTATTITADLLRDHGAKVLDFSAVLPLKPFEYVIQDGDTLDTLAARFAPIMGTRDTEDSRRAIIAHNTGKLPPHAGQTLRIPVAVGQEIDTKPAHAFVFMSDTDTTTSFEKIAKRVGTEYARPDADTATIAADLARINGMAVHAAIPRDRLIIVPYLYDSHAHLAPVIPGPTAGNKPVDLIVVERPAGDTGDHHTDTFRTATGTAFAINPKVDFTRFHAIEESIMFYPGGETSNILRALFNNAAAPLMDNVVFTHSMGMTRSEKLGDQKRVYHTTDTLLYRTTDTVIKRLDASKPIVFQAAGNDWYSGGGRYIQGYSTTHSPRAVIVGSSGMYKTKDSKDQPVHVISTYSSFGGDICAKQPNRRGEQLSGTSFSTPETAALYRQMASWYGDQLNFEEIIAAAMMTASRDVRDFENVGSFQSLFGSPAEVTLQSAPAEFVTNGGGLPHHDRCGPGILDVPAWHAAIQKMLVLKAEKGLAATPVSHTIMATPARITVGHAKKPEYVYQVRVPEDMTLGKLTFKFPHPLGTHGDIAVRTPAGFDLWMPKSFSETVSTFAFAYEDVKAGDMFTIRTTQPLAPGAGIILRGQPTGNSIAALRDALQAVGTLPKPLKTITGDKESDFMYPVDLQRPQPIAPTPIYPSRFER, encoded by the coding sequence ATGAACCGTCGACATATTCGCACTATCGTTGCTTCCGCTGGCCTGAGCACGCTGGCCTTGAGCCTGTCCTTCAACAGCGTCGCCCATCCGGCACTGGAAGAGGCCGATGCAGCAGCCCAAACCCAAACTCTGGCCACGCAATCCGACGCCGCCCAGAAACAATTCAAATTAAATCACGATCTGGCGCGCGAAGTTGGGATTCTGGGGCAGTTTTTGCTGACACAGAAAAACGCCAACCCGGCCTATAACCCAAAAAACGACCCGCATGTCCGGGGCAATATTGACCTGATCAAAACACTGATTAAAGACGGCGGCAACATCAACCACAACAGCTACGGCGCGCTGATGGTCGGGGAAGAGGCTTATTCCACCGCTTTTAGCGCCATGTTCCAGGTATCGCGCCTGTTGGAATCAACGGAGTTGTTTGATTTCATGATGGAGCGCGGGGCCGATATCAAATCACAGGATGTCGGCGGACGCGGGCCGATGGATCACGCGGTCAAGGCCGTCATTGACGCACAGGATCAATCCCGCGCCGACCTGCGCCTGAGCCTGAAGATGATGAAGCGCTTGATTGATGGTGGGCTCAGCCTGAAAGATGCGGAAGAGACCATTAAAATTCAGGCCGGAACCCGCATGACCGACATCATTCACAATCTGGCCAGCGCCGAAGAATTCTGGCGCGCCGGGCTGATTGATTACGCCACTTACTACCGCCTGCATTACAGCACCCCGTCGGCGACCCATGCCGCCCGCACCGCCACCACGATCACAGCGGATCTGTTGCGCGATCACGGGGCCAAAGTGCTGGATTTTTCCGCCGTCCTGCCGCTGAAACCTTTTGAATATGTGATTCAAGACGGTGATACGCTGGATACACTGGCCGCACGTTTCGCCCCGATCATGGGCACACGCGATACAGAAGACAGCCGTCGCGCCATCATCGCGCATAATACAGGCAAGCTTCCCCCGCACGCAGGACAAACTCTGCGCATTCCTGTGGCGGTGGGTCAGGAAATTGATACAAAACCCGCACACGCCTTTGTCTTTATGAGTGACACGGACACCACAACCAGCTTCGAAAAAATTGCCAAGCGCGTGGGCACCGAATATGCCCGCCCCGATGCCGATACGGCGACGATCGCCGCCGATCTGGCCCGCATCAATGGCATGGCTGTTCACGCCGCCATCCCGCGCGACCGGCTGATTATCGTGCCCTATCTGTACGACAGCCACGCCCATCTGGCCCCGGTCATTCCCGGACCCACGGCGGGCAACAAACCGGTCGACCTGATCGTCGTTGAACGCCCCGCCGGCGATACCGGGGACCATCACACCGACACGTTCCGCACCGCCACGGGCACGGCCTTTGCCATCAATCCAAAGGTGGATTTCACACGGTTTCACGCCATCGAGGAATCCATCATGTTTTATCCGGGCGGGGAGACATCCAACATATTGCGCGCACTGTTTAACAACGCGGCGGCCCCGTTGATGGACAATGTCGTCTTTACCCATTCTATGGGCATGACCCGGTCGGAAAAACTGGGTGATCAGAAACGCGTCTATCACACAACAGACACGCTGCTTTACCGCACGACAGATACAGTGATCAAACGTCTCGACGCGTCAAAACCCATCGTGTTTCAGGCCGCGGGCAATGATTGGTATAGCGGCGGCGGGCGGTATATACAGGGCTATTCCACCACGCACTCCCCGCGTGCGGTCATCGTCGGGTCCAGCGGCATGTACAAGACCAAGGATTCCAAAGATCAGCCCGTCCACGTCATCAGCACGTACAGCAGCTTTGGCGGCGATATCTGCGCCAAGCAGCCCAACCGCCGGGGTGAACAGCTCAGCGGCACATCGTTTTCAACACCGGAAACGGCCGCTTTGTATCGGCAAATGGCGTCCTGGTATGGCGACCAGCTGAATTTCGAGGAAATCATCGCCGCTGCCATGATGACGGCCAGCCGCGACGTGCGCGATTTTGAAAATGTCGGATCGTTCCAAAGCCTGTTTGGATCGCCAGCCGAAGTCACATTGCAATCCGCCCCGGCCGAATTCGTCACCAATGGCGGGGGCCTGCCGCACCATGACCGATGCGGCCCCGGTATTCTGGACGTTCCGGCGTGGCACGCCGCCATTCAAAAAATGCTTGTTTTAAAGGCGGAAAAGGGGCTAGCCGCCACACCCGTCAGCCATACCATCATGGCGACACCCGCCCGTATCACGGTCGGCCACGCCAAGAAACCGGAATATGTGTATCAGGTCCGCGTGCCCGAAGACATGACACTGGGTAAACTGACCTTTAAATTCCCGCATCCTCTGGGCACCCATGGCGACATCGCTGTGCGCACCCCGGCCGGATTTGATTTGTGGATGCCCAAATCTTTCAGCGAAACCGTGTCCACCTTCGCCTTCGCCTATGAAGATGTGAAAGCGGGCGACATGTTCACAATCCGCACAACGCAACCGCTGGCCCCCGGGGCGGGCATCATCCTGCGCGGCCAGCCAACGGGCAACAGCATCGCCGCCCTGCGCGACGCGTTACAGGCGGTAGGCACATTGCCCAAACCACTGAAAACGATTACTGGGGACAAGGAATCCGATTTCATGTACCCCGTCGATCTGCAACGGCCCCAGCCCATCGCCCCGACGCCGATTTACCCGTCGCGGTTTGAACGATAA
- a CDS encoding ankyrin repeat domain-containing protein, producing the protein MASAQKRARLLAAAGLGFATLLGAFNAAAISPISDNLDRPQTPEPTLQPQRTSPLSVVIDPLHQLNMDLAAEMRALGRLIEERTGSITNYNPATDDYIRINIDTIKSLLDRGANPNFRIEKGMRVGKTSVSSPMFAAIQLSAMMMTTEILDHILTKNPDLNAIDADGWSVMDYAVSNLQDAQLVSREKVEAALRIVQTLEARGLTLNDTRERLKGVEHRDYAATAKNLFGLSVLRDHGLVPDDVYKKIIIGSDAARDALLNTDNITPAILQEHGAKTPDFSGSRPGGPFQVTMTADNTLDSVAARFASVMGAIDLNHARTLIAQANDTPLAANQPVLIPLPPGREISVISVYSTGATFKLLAEGNAAHYYRPGASINTIAAELAAMNNLPLDTKLDAEQKILFPYTNDSHSHVKLIQPDPSAKRNPVDLFVIEGNPLPIKVEDSHHRDTYRIAAGTTYGINPAADLRRIHTIETLPIDYPSAQIPDALRALFSANTRNDSMDSPNNRIVFTHSMGTAVKESAANDARQARTANDRNVESIAMMLDPLNEAKPIIFNAAGNYWYSYGAGRYMQGYTLTHSPRSVLIGASAIAKTKNTAPGVKMHVMTHYSSYGADVCARVPNFRGDIMTGTSFSTPSTAAQYRQFAEWYGDRLSFEEIMAAGLMSADRDVLDVENIGKYTASLPPSLSTLNSVPALYTTNGGGLPRHERCGAGVLEPQSWHQALQNVLSLKAQFNLSANMVPHQRVTIKNAFTRSDANNVSEYTYRIPAPADMTLGKLTFLLPQFQNAHSDVVVRTPAGFEMLLPRTYTDVLSTFAFAYEDVKAGDVFELRTTQPLAPEAGIVFNGHAPGNSIAALRDYLRGHGTLPAPLKSMTMNSVTGDAQPVNIHKPLPDAPGAKPAFPGGF; encoded by the coding sequence ATGGCTTCCGCTCAAAAACGGGCGCGGCTTTTGGCCGCCGCGGGTCTGGGATTCGCAACATTGCTGGGCGCGTTTAACGCCGCCGCCATTTCACCTATCAGTGACAATCTGGACCGTCCGCAAACGCCGGAGCCAACCCTGCAGCCGCAGCGCACTTCCCCGCTCAGCGTGGTGATTGATCCGCTCCATCAATTAAATATGGATTTGGCGGCTGAAATGCGCGCCCTGGGACGATTGATTGAAGAGCGCACGGGCAGCATCACCAATTACAATCCGGCCACGGACGATTATATCCGCATCAATATAGACACCATCAAATCCCTGCTGGATCGCGGGGCCAACCCGAATTTCCGCATTGAAAAGGGCATGCGTGTGGGCAAAACCAGCGTGTCCAGCCCGATGTTCGCGGCCATTCAGCTGTCAGCAATGATGATGACGACGGAAATTCTTGATCATATCCTGACAAAAAATCCCGACCTGAACGCCATCGACGCGGATGGGTGGAGTGTCATGGACTACGCCGTCAGCAACCTGCAGGATGCCCAGCTTGTGTCCCGGGAAAAGGTTGAAGCGGCGTTGCGCATCGTGCAGACATTGGAGGCCCGGGGCCTGACCCTGAACGACACGCGCGAAAGACTGAAAGGCGTGGAGCATCGCGATTACGCCGCCACGGCGAAAAACCTGTTCGGGTTGAGCGTGTTGCGCGATCATGGGCTGGTGCCTGATGATGTTTATAAAAAAATTATTATCGGGTCGGATGCCGCGCGCGATGCGCTCTTGAACACGGACAATATAACGCCCGCAATCCTGCAGGAACACGGAGCCAAAACACCGGACTTCAGCGGCTCGCGCCCCGGCGGCCCCTTTCAAGTTACAATGACGGCGGATAATACGCTGGACAGCGTCGCGGCGCGCTTTGCGTCGGTCATGGGTGCAATTGATCTGAACCACGCCCGCACCCTGATCGCGCAGGCCAACGACACGCCACTGGCCGCAAATCAGCCGGTGCTGATTCCCCTGCCGCCGGGCCGCGAAATCAGCGTAATCAGTGTATACAGCACGGGGGCCACCTTTAAATTACTGGCCGAGGGCAACGCCGCGCATTATTACCGCCCCGGCGCATCCATCAACACTATTGCGGCGGAACTGGCGGCGATGAACAACCTGCCCCTCGACACCAAACTGGATGCCGAGCAAAAAATACTGTTCCCCTACACCAACGACAGCCATAGCCACGTCAAGCTGATCCAACCGGACCCGAGCGCGAAGCGCAATCCGGTTGATTTATTCGTGATTGAGGGCAACCCCCTGCCGATCAAGGTCGAAGACTCCCACCATCGTGATACATACCGGATTGCGGCGGGCACGACCTATGGCATAAACCCGGCGGCGGATCTGCGCCGGATACACACTATTGAGACCCTGCCGATTGATTATCCGAGCGCACAAATCCCGGATGCGTTGCGCGCGCTGTTCAGCGCCAACACGCGCAATGATTCCATGGATTCGCCCAACAACCGTATTGTGTTCACCCATTCCATGGGTACCGCAGTCAAGGAAAGTGCCGCCAATGACGCGCGGCAGGCCCGTACCGCAAATGACCGCAACGTCGAATCCATCGCCATGATGCTGGACCCGTTGAACGAAGCGAAGCCGATCATCTTCAACGCTGCGGGCAATTACTGGTACAGCTATGGTGCCGGACGATATATGCAGGGATACACCCTGACCCATTCACCGCGATCTGTCTTGATTGGGGCCAGCGCCATCGCCAAAACCAAAAACACCGCCCCCGGCGTTAAAATGCACGTGATGACGCATTACAGTTCATACGGGGCGGATGTATGCGCACGTGTGCCGAATTTCCGCGGGGACATCATGACGGGAACGTCGTTTTCCACCCCATCCACCGCCGCGCAATACCGCCAGTTCGCCGAATGGTACGGCGACCGTTTAAGCTTTGAAGAAATCATGGCCGCCGGGTTGATGAGCGCGGACCGCGACGTTCTGGACGTAGAAAATATCGGGAAATATACCGCATCCCTGCCCCCGAGCCTGTCCACGTTGAACAGCGTGCCAGCGCTTTACACCACCAATGGCGGCGGCTTGCCGCGTCATGAACGCTGTGGCGCGGGCGTATTGGAGCCCCAATCATGGCATCAGGCCCTGCAGAATGTCTTGTCGTTAAAGGCGCAATTTAACCTGTCCGCCAATATGGTGCCGCATCAGCGCGTCACCATCAAAAACGCGTTCACCCGATCTGACGCGAACAACGTGTCCGAATATACGTACCGCATTCCCGCCCCGGCGGATATGACGCTGGGCAAGCTGACGTTCCTGTTGCCGCAATTCCAGAATGCCCACAGCGACGTGGTCGTACGCACACCCGCCGGGTTTGAAATGCTGTTACCCCGGACATACACGGACGTTTTGTCCACTTTCGCCTTTGCCTATGAAGACGTGAAAGCCGGCGACGTATTTGAACTGCGAACAACGCAACCGCTGGCCCCTGAGGCGGGCATCGTCTTTAACGGGCACGCGCCGGGCAATTCAATCGCGGCGTTGCGTGATTATCTGCGTGGCCATGGAACCCTGCCCGCCCCGTTGAAATCCATGACGATGAACAGCGTCACAGGGGATGCCCAGCCGGTCAATATTCACAAACCCCTGCCCGACGCCCCGGGCGCCAAGCCAGCCTTTCCAGGTGGATTTTAA